Proteins co-encoded in one Nicotiana sylvestris chromosome 7, ASM39365v2, whole genome shotgun sequence genomic window:
- the LOC138873089 gene encoding WAT1-related protein At4g08300-like has product MAAAPSFLKTTSPNTTPENWVAGTIELISCIVGWSVFFIVQSMTLKEYPAELSLAAWVCVMGIVEGGIVALIMERDWNAWKIGFDARLLAAAYSGIVCSGIAYYVQSVVNKVKGPVFVTAFIPLSMVITSILAAIILAESVHLGSCIGTIIIVMGLYSVVWGKSKEDKGNETGKDQELPVVDIKERSIIVDDISDDVTTVKSKVPAVVSSDELLG; this is encoded by the coding sequence atggctgctgcgCCATCTTTTCTGAAAACCACCAGTCCAAACACCACCCCCGAGAACTGGGTCGCCGGAACCATTGAGCTCATCTCTTGCATTGTTGGTTGGTCCGTTTTCTTTATTGTTCAATCGATGACATTGAAGGAATACCCAGCAGAGCTATCTCTGGCAGCATGGGTATGTGTGATGGGCATAGTGGAAGGAGGAATTGTTGCTCTTATAATGGAACGTGATTGGAATGCATGGAAAATTGGCTTCGACGCTAGGCTCCTTGCTGCTGCTTATTCTGGAATCGTTTGCTCGGGAATTGCATATTACGTGCAAAGTGTAGTTAATAAAGTTAAAGGCCCAGTGTTCGTGACAGCCTTTATCCCTTTGAGTATGGTCATCACTTCTATTCTTGCTGCTATTATCTTGGCTGAGTCAGTCCACCTTGGAAGCTGCATTGGAACAATTATCATAGTCATGGGACTTTACTCTGTGGTGTGGGGAAAGAGTAAGGAGGATAAAGGAAATGAGACAGGAAAAGACCAAGAATTACCAGTTGTGGACATCAAAGAAAGGTCAATCATAGTTGACGATATTAGTGATGATGTTACGACTGTGAAATCAAAGGTTCCAGCTGTTGTATCTTCAGACGAGCTGCTCGgttga